One stretch of Camelus bactrianus isolate YW-2024 breed Bactrian camel chromosome 21, ASM4877302v1, whole genome shotgun sequence DNA includes these proteins:
- the LOC105069576 gene encoding olfactory receptor 6N2-like — MDHVNHTGIQNFILAGFTTTGTLRPLAFLGTLCVYLLTLAGNLFIIVLVRADSGLSTPMYFFVSVLSFLELWYVSTTVPTLLNTLLHGHSPIPSAVCFVQLYVFHSLGMTECYLLGVMALDRYLAICRPLHYHALMSRQVQLWLAGATWVAGFSAALVPASLTATLPFCLTEVAHYFCDLGPLMRLACVDTGWNVQVHIVVIGIINACNLVLILGLYGGILRAVLKLPSAASRAKAFSTCSSHVTVVALFFGSAFIVYVGPPESRPEGADKLIALVYTFLTPFLNPIIYTLRNKEVREAVGRVTQRIRALSKGP; from the coding sequence TGCTTTCTTGGGGACACTGTGCGTCTATCTCCTCACCCTGGCAGGCAACTTGTTCATCATTGTCCTGGTGCGGGCAGATTCGGGACTGTCCACGCCCATGTACTTCTTCGTCAGTGTCCTCTCCTTCCTGGAACTCTGGTACGTCAGCACCACCGTGCCCACGCTGCTGAACACCTTGCTCCATGGGCACTCGCCCATCCCGTCGGCCGTGTGCTTTGTCCAGCTCTATGTCTTCCATTCCTTGGGCATGACTGAGTGCTACCTGTTGGGTGTCATGGCGCTGGACCGCTACCTCGCCATCTGTCGCCCACTCCACTACCATGCGCTCATGAGCAGGCAGGTACAGTTATGGCTGGCAGGGGCCACTTGGGTGGCTGGCTTCTCAGCTGCACTTGTGCCAGCCAGCCTCACAGCCACTCTGCCCTTCTGTTTGACAGAGGTGGCCCATTATTTCTGTGACCTGGGACCACTAATGAGGTTAGCGTGTGTGGACACAGGCTGGAATGTCCAAGTCCATATTGTCGTGATTGGCATTATCAACGCATGCAATCTTGTGCTCATTTTAGGACTGTATGGGGGCATCCTGAGAGCTGTGCTGAAGCTGCCCTCAGCTGCCAGCCGTGCCAAGGCCTTttccacctgctcctcccacGTGACTGTGGTGGCACTGTTCTTTGGCTCTGCCTTCATTGTCTACGTGGGGCCACCTGAGAGTCGACCTGAGGGCGCAGACAAGCTTATTGCCCTGGTGTATACTTTTCTTACTCCCTTTCTCAACCCCATTATTTATACTCTTCGTAACAAGGAAGTGAGGGAGGCTGTCGGGAGGGTCACACAAAGGATTAGGGCTTTGTCGAAGGGACCCTGA